The Longimicrobiales bacterium genome contains a region encoding:
- the leuS gene encoding leucine--tRNA ligase, whose amino-acid sequence MSNEERVGYDPSAIEEKWQRLWDERGTNSHTREEIENAENPFYNLMMFPYPSAEGLHVGNIYAFTGADVHGRFQRMQGRQVFEPIGFDAFGIHSENFALKIGSHPMDLIPSNVKNFTRQLRRTGGMFDWDHAVDTTDPSYYKWTQWLFLQLFKAGLAERKEAPVNWCPSCMTVLANEQVIGGECERCGTPVEQRRIAQWFFKITNYAQRLLDNLADIDWSDTTRKAQGNWIGRSEGAQLHFPVLDGEGNETDMKVEVYTTRPDTVFGATYIVLSPEHPMVDAITEDGHRPPVFAYREEAKRTDLVARQKNDKTKTGVFTGGHCHNPATGEAIPIWIADYVLMEYGTGAIMAVPGHDERDFDFATQFDLPILRVVAGPDDSADTPLEEAYAGPGTLVHSGQFDGTDVSESVGIVTDWAAGNGWGEGKVNFRLHDWCISRQRYWGPPIPIIHCDECGFVPVPETDLPVILPRVEDFKPDDSGISPLARVEEWYQTTCPECGADARRETDVSDTFLDSGWYYLRYPSTDFDDKPFDSVVTSKWLPVDVYIGGNEHAVLHLMYSRFLSMVLKDLGHIDFEEPFTRFRAHGLIIAEGAKMSKSKGNVIVPDPIIDEYGADTFRTYLMFLGPYEEGGDYRAEGIQGPYGFLHRLFDTAMSAGDAPADVDVERKVHQTIKQTTEQMPKLGFNTSVAAMMECLNTIRSGGRQASRSEVEPLIRMIAPFAPHMAEEIWEHYGHEGSIFDGKHWPSYDEAKTVESTVKVAVQVNGKLRGTIGVAPDTAEAEVIAAARADENVARHLEGVEERRVIHVPGRLVNFVVG is encoded by the coding sequence ATGTCCAACGAAGAACGCGTCGGCTACGACCCGTCAGCCATCGAAGAGAAGTGGCAGCGCCTGTGGGACGAGCGTGGCACCAACTCGCACACTCGCGAAGAGATCGAGAACGCCGAAAACCCGTTCTACAACCTCATGATGTTCCCCTACCCCTCCGCTGAGGGACTTCACGTGGGCAACATCTACGCGTTCACGGGCGCCGACGTGCACGGGCGTTTCCAGCGGATGCAGGGCCGCCAAGTCTTCGAGCCGATCGGATTTGATGCGTTTGGGATCCACTCGGAGAACTTCGCGCTGAAGATCGGCTCGCACCCGATGGATCTAATCCCGTCGAACGTGAAGAACTTCACGCGCCAACTCCGGCGTACGGGCGGGATGTTCGATTGGGACCACGCCGTCGATACCACGGACCCGTCCTACTACAAGTGGACGCAGTGGCTCTTCTTGCAGCTCTTCAAGGCAGGGCTGGCCGAGCGAAAAGAAGCGCCAGTGAATTGGTGCCCATCGTGCATGACCGTGCTGGCCAACGAGCAGGTGATCGGAGGAGAGTGCGAGCGATGCGGGACCCCGGTCGAGCAACGCAGGATCGCCCAATGGTTCTTTAAGATCACCAACTACGCGCAGCGGCTGCTCGACAACCTGGCGGATATCGACTGGTCGGACACGACGCGGAAAGCGCAGGGCAACTGGATCGGTCGGAGCGAAGGGGCTCAGCTGCACTTCCCCGTTCTCGACGGCGAAGGCAACGAGACTGACATGAAGGTCGAGGTCTACACGACCCGACCTGACACAGTCTTCGGTGCGACGTACATCGTGCTGTCGCCGGAACACCCAATGGTGGACGCCATTACAGAGGACGGGCACCGTCCGCCCGTCTTCGCATACCGTGAGGAAGCCAAACGCACCGACCTGGTCGCACGTCAGAAGAATGATAAGACGAAGACCGGTGTGTTCACGGGCGGCCACTGCCACAACCCTGCCACCGGCGAGGCGATTCCGATCTGGATCGCCGACTATGTGCTGATGGAGTACGGCACCGGCGCCATCATGGCCGTACCAGGACACGACGAGCGCGACTTCGACTTCGCGACCCAGTTCGACCTGCCGATCTTACGGGTCGTGGCCGGTCCGGACGACAGCGCGGACACGCCGCTCGAAGAGGCCTACGCTGGGCCGGGCACCTTGGTGCATTCTGGCCAGTTCGACGGCACCGACGTGAGCGAGTCTGTCGGCATTGTCACAGACTGGGCCGCAGGGAACGGTTGGGGCGAAGGCAAGGTCAACTTCCGCCTACACGACTGGTGTATCTCAAGGCAACGATACTGGGGCCCGCCAATCCCGATCATCCACTGCGATGAATGTGGCTTCGTGCCCGTGCCCGAGACGGACCTACCGGTCATTCTACCTCGCGTTGAGGACTTCAAGCCGGACGATTCCGGCATCAGCCCCCTCGCTCGGGTGGAAGAGTGGTATCAGACCACCTGCCCAGAGTGCGGAGCCGACGCTCGACGCGAGACCGACGTGTCAGACACGTTTCTGGACTCGGGTTGGTACTACCTACGTTATCCGTCGACCGACTTCGACGACAAGCCGTTCGATTCAGTCGTCACTAGCAAGTGGTTGCCGGTCGACGTGTACATCGGTGGCAACGAGCATGCGGTCCTGCATCTCATGTACTCTCGCTTCCTGAGCATGGTGCTGAAGGACCTGGGCCACATCGACTTCGAGGAACCGTTTACGCGGTTCCGGGCGCACGGGCTGATCATCGCCGAAGGTGCGAAGATGTCGAAGTCGAAGGGCAATGTGATTGTCCCCGACCCCATCATCGACGAATACGGCGCGGACACGTTCCGCACATATCTCATGTTCTTGGGGCCGTACGAAGAGGGTGGCGACTACCGCGCCGAGGGCATTCAGGGCCCATACGGGTTCCTGCATCGTCTTTTCGATACGGCCATGTCTGCAGGAGACGCGCCCGCAGACGTCGATGTGGAGCGTAAGGTCCATCAGACCATCAAGCAGACGACCGAGCAGATGCCTAAGCTCGGGTTCAACACGTCGGTCGCTGCCATGATGGAGTGCCTGAACACCATTCGCTCCGGGGGCCGCCAGGCGAGCCGCTCAGAAGTCGAACCGTTGATCCGAATGATCGCCCCATTCGCCCCGCATATGGCCGAAGAGATCTGGGAGCACTACGGACACGAAGGAAGCATCTTCGACGGCAAGCACTGGCCGTCGTATGATGAGGCCAAGACGGTGGAAAGCACCGTGAAGGTCGCGGTCCAGGTAAACGGGAAGCTGCGTGGGACGATCGGGGTGGCACCAGATACCGCAGAAGCAGAAGTGATCGCCGCAGCCCGCGCCGACGAGAACGTCGCGCGTCATTTAGAAGGTGTGGAGGAACGTCGCGTGATTCATGTACCGGGCCGTCTCGTCAACTTCGTCGTCGGATGA
- a CDS encoding rhodanese-like domain-containing protein — MNEIDVPVISPTDLKARLDNGDVLLLVDVRESFELAIADLPEYGQLRIPTGEFMQRMSEIDPSQEVVLYCRSGQRSEWAATLLMRHGHERVLNMTGGVLGWRAEVDPSLRSY; from the coding sequence ATGAACGAAATCGACGTACCCGTGATCTCCCCGACCGACCTCAAGGCGAGGCTCGACAATGGAGACGTTCTTCTTCTCGTCGACGTGCGAGAATCCTTCGAACTCGCGATCGCCGACCTCCCCGAATACGGCCAGCTTCGGATCCCGACCGGCGAGTTCATGCAGCGCATGTCTGAGATCGATCCGAGTCAGGAGGTCGTTCTCTATTGCCGCAGCGGGCAGCGGAGCGAATGGGCGGCAACGCTTCTGATGCGACATGGTCACGAACGCGTGTTGAACATGACCGGTGGCGTCTTGGGCTGGAGGGCTGAGGTAGATCCGTCTCTGCGCTCCTATTAG
- a CDS encoding ABC transporter ATP-binding protein has translation MSDKKTQKKISGASLKAAFEEIIWPRRKLLLIGLMLIMFNRMAGLVLPASTRYLIDNVIANADLRMLYILLSAVGGAVIVQAATSYSLTMLLSVEAQHLIASLRSQVQKHVLQLPVRVFDNTKSGELVSRIMDDVEGVRNLVGTGLVQLVGGTVTAIIAFVYLVGISPVMTALAIVPLGAFAVVSTRAFKTLRPAFRERGKIRAEVTGRLTEALGGIRVIKGFHAVDKESEIFHDGVMRIFDNVKTTLTTSSTVTSLGAFFMGTASVLVMGYGGRLIILDQLTIGELFSFTLFLGFLIAPVIQMANIGTQMTEAFAGLDRTSELLSWPKEDDDPRRTIEMPPVNGHVKFEDVYFQYDEDKAVLKGINFEADPGTVIALVGSSGSGKSTLAGLAATFLEPDEGRVFVDGIDLREVKLASYRDQLGLVLQDDFLFDGTIRDNLLFARPGASDDDVRSAAEQAYVTEFTDRFPDGLETIIGERGVKLSGGQRQRVTIARAILANPRVLLLDEATSSLDTESESLIQKSLAELMKSRTTFVIAHRLSTIQRADLILVIEDGEIVERGKHDELIAKEGRYHQLYTVQARI, from the coding sequence ATGTCCGATAAGAAAACCCAAAAGAAGATCTCCGGCGCGAGCCTGAAGGCCGCTTTCGAAGAGATTATTTGGCCCCGGAGAAAGCTGCTCTTAATCGGGCTTATGCTGATCATGTTCAACCGGATGGCGGGCCTCGTTCTACCGGCATCCACGCGATACTTGATTGACAACGTGATCGCGAACGCCGACCTCAGGATGCTTTACATCCTGCTGAGTGCTGTTGGTGGAGCGGTGATCGTGCAGGCCGCGACGTCGTATTCCCTGACCATGCTGCTCAGTGTGGAGGCCCAACACCTCATCGCCAGCCTCAGGTCTCAAGTTCAAAAGCACGTGCTCCAGCTTCCAGTACGCGTTTTCGACAACACGAAGTCCGGTGAACTCGTGTCGCGGATCATGGACGATGTCGAAGGAGTTCGGAATCTCGTCGGCACCGGGCTGGTACAGCTCGTGGGAGGCACGGTGACCGCGATTATCGCGTTCGTGTACCTGGTCGGCATCAGCCCGGTGATGACCGCTCTAGCCATCGTGCCGCTTGGTGCCTTCGCGGTTGTATCGACGCGTGCGTTCAAAACACTACGTCCGGCATTTCGTGAGCGCGGGAAGATCCGAGCGGAAGTAACAGGTCGACTCACTGAGGCCCTCGGCGGCATTCGGGTCATCAAGGGATTCCACGCCGTCGACAAGGAATCGGAGATTTTCCACGACGGGGTGATGCGGATTTTCGACAACGTGAAGACGACGCTCACGACGTCGAGCACCGTCACTAGTTTGGGTGCCTTCTTTATGGGAACCGCGAGCGTGCTCGTCATGGGCTATGGTGGTCGCCTCATCATTCTAGACCAGCTCACGATTGGTGAACTGTTCTCGTTCACGCTCTTCCTGGGTTTCCTGATCGCGCCTGTGATCCAGATGGCCAACATCGGGACCCAGATGACGGAGGCGTTTGCCGGGCTGGACCGGACCTCGGAACTTCTGAGCTGGCCTAAGGAGGATGATGACCCACGGCGCACAATCGAAATGCCACCGGTAAACGGACACGTGAAGTTCGAGGACGTGTATTTCCAGTACGACGAGGACAAGGCAGTCCTCAAGGGGATCAACTTCGAGGCCGACCCAGGCACCGTGATCGCGCTGGTCGGGAGTTCTGGGTCAGGAAAGTCCACGCTGGCTGGCCTCGCGGCCACGTTCTTGGAGCCTGATGAGGGCAGAGTGTTCGTGGACGGTATTGATCTTCGCGAGGTGAAGCTGGCGAGCTATAGAGACCAGCTGGGCCTCGTTCTGCAGGACGATTTCCTCTTCGACGGGACCATTCGCGACAATCTGCTGTTCGCCCGCCCCGGCGCTTCAGACGACGACGTCCGATCCGCCGCCGAGCAGGCTTACGTGACCGAGTTCACAGACCGATTCCCGGATGGGCTCGAGACGATTATCGGGGAACGAGGCGTGAAGTTGTCAGGTGGCCAGAGACAACGGGTGACCATTGCTCGGGCCATTCTCGCGAATCCACGGGTCCTGCTTCTCGATGAAGCGACGTCTTCACTGGATACGGAGAGTGAATCCCTCATTCAGAAGAGCCTCGCGGAGTTGATGAAGTCTCGTACCACGTTCGTGATCGCTCACAGGTTGTCGACGATCCAACGCGCGGATCTGATCCTCGTGATCGAGGACGGTGAGATCGTCGAGCGTGGGAAACACGACGAGCTGATCGCTAAGGAAGGCCGGTATCATCAGCTCTATACGGTCCAAGCGAGGATCTGA
- a CDS encoding aminopeptidase codes for MTKRRVVRASLGVVAALLMVGAWACSPIYVLKAGIAEMKILRARQDIPEVLADPNTDPETRGKLSFVLEARRFAANELGIDVGDSYTMYTKLDRDTLALVVSAAHKDRLVPKTWWFPIVGRMPYKGYFSLDGAQNAQAELEKEGFDTYLRPTAAFSTLGWFNDPILSTVLRADDVEVVETVLHELSHQYLFVPGQVGFNESFATFVGRAGAAQFFCTRDGGGTDTVKCLRAQARWRDYQRFSVFIDEMMEELEGIYDDPALGYEDKISTREDVFDRSIAHFDASVAPTFESVTFSGFRNTPLNNATLLARIRYYHRLPDFAALLAERGGNLTLVLSELRSGVDDVDDPFELLPRDGG; via the coding sequence ATGACCAAGCGCCGCGTCGTCCGAGCGTCCTTGGGCGTGGTGGCCGCCTTGTTAATGGTCGGGGCGTGGGCGTGTTCGCCGATCTACGTGTTGAAGGCCGGCATCGCAGAGATGAAGATCCTGCGCGCTCGGCAGGACATCCCAGAGGTCTTGGCCGACCCGAACACGGATCCGGAGACACGTGGCAAGCTCTCCTTCGTTCTGGAAGCACGCCGGTTCGCCGCGAATGAGTTGGGGATCGACGTAGGTGACTCCTACACGATGTACACCAAACTCGACCGGGACACGCTGGCCCTGGTCGTGTCCGCAGCACACAAGGACAGGTTGGTCCCGAAGACGTGGTGGTTCCCCATCGTCGGTCGTATGCCGTACAAGGGATACTTCTCGCTGGATGGCGCACAGAACGCCCAAGCCGAGCTCGAGAAAGAGGGTTTCGACACATATCTCAGGCCGACCGCCGCATTTAGCACATTAGGGTGGTTCAACGACCCCATACTCTCCACGGTCCTACGCGCGGATGACGTCGAGGTGGTAGAGACGGTGCTCCACGAACTCTCACACCAATACCTGTTCGTGCCCGGCCAGGTGGGCTTCAATGAGAGCTTCGCGACATTCGTCGGTCGCGCCGGTGCAGCCCAATTCTTTTGCACGCGTGACGGTGGCGGTACGGACACAGTGAAGTGCCTGCGGGCGCAGGCGCGCTGGCGGGATTACCAACGCTTCAGCGTGTTCATCGACGAAATGATGGAGGAGTTAGAGGGCATCTACGACGACCCTGCTCTCGGGTACGAAGACAAGATCTCGACCCGAGAGGACGTCTTCGATCGGTCGATCGCTCATTTCGACGCATCGGTCGCGCCGACCTTCGAGTCGGTCACCTTCAGCGGCTTTCGAAATACACCTCTTAACAACGCGACACTGCTTGCTAGAATCAGGTACTACCATCGGTTGCCGGACTTCGCGGCGCTACTCGCGGAGAGAGGCGGAAATCTGACCTTGGTCCTCTCAGAACTTCGATCGGGCGTCGACGACGTGGATGACCCGTTCGAATTGCTGCCACGAGACGGAGGCTAG
- a CDS encoding glycosyltransferase N-terminal domain-containing protein, translating into MSLTHLLYSAALAVLRRGTPLFRSGSSKFAVGMRGREAAHERLIAWGRSTRDLGRPTVWVHAPSVGEGLQARAVMDALKAARPTAQFVFTYFSPSALSIEKEMSADVTAYLPWDLESVIAPVLDALQPDLVVFTKTEVWPVLVEQARRRGAKVCLVAGTLPENAGRLRLPARIFLRKTWARLDWVFAVGEKDAARFRSLGAKVVRTTGDPGVDSAAFRARKCDSSASYLARFREEPRPTLVAGSTWPSDESVLIPALKRVLDEAPELRVIVAPHEPEPGIVVDLVEMLQLELGEARTLMEVERDGAKGVDAVVVDRVGVLAHLYTIGDMAYVGGGYHEDGLHSVLEPAAAGIPVIFGPAHTNTHAAQDLIEAQAAKVANDAEELAQTVLEWLRDKAARDYAGKRAFGYIDAHRGAAERTADLLADLMTS; encoded by the coding sequence ATGAGTCTCACCCACCTCCTCTATTCCGCGGCCTTGGCGGTCCTTCGCAGAGGGACGCCCTTATTTCGGTCGGGGTCGTCGAAGTTCGCCGTCGGGATGCGCGGTCGTGAGGCCGCGCACGAGAGACTCATCGCGTGGGGTAGGTCGACACGGGACCTCGGCCGCCCTACGGTTTGGGTGCATGCCCCGTCCGTTGGAGAGGGCCTCCAGGCTCGTGCTGTGATGGATGCTTTGAAGGCCGCACGCCCCACCGCACAGTTCGTCTTCACCTATTTCTCTCCTTCGGCACTCAGCATCGAGAAGGAGATGTCAGCGGACGTGACCGCCTACCTGCCGTGGGACCTCGAATCGGTGATCGCGCCGGTACTCGATGCACTGCAACCCGACCTGGTCGTCTTCACTAAGACTGAGGTTTGGCCTGTCCTCGTGGAACAGGCGAGGCGGCGAGGCGCTAAAGTCTGTCTCGTGGCTGGGACCCTTCCGGAGAACGCCGGACGACTCCGGTTGCCTGCCCGCATTTTTCTCCGGAAGACTTGGGCGCGGCTCGATTGGGTGTTTGCCGTGGGTGAGAAGGATGCTGCTCGGTTCCGGTCCTTGGGTGCGAAGGTCGTGCGGACGACGGGAGACCCTGGGGTCGACTCAGCTGCGTTTCGGGCACGGAAATGCGATTCGAGCGCCTCTTACTTGGCGCGCTTTCGTGAGGAGCCCAGGCCGACTCTAGTCGCCGGTTCGACGTGGCCGTCGGATGAGTCGGTCTTGATCCCCGCATTGAAACGGGTACTCGATGAGGCGCCCGAGCTACGTGTGATCGTTGCACCTCATGAACCAGAGCCCGGCATCGTCGTGGATCTTGTGGAGATGCTTCAGCTAGAACTGGGCGAAGCGCGCACGCTGATGGAGGTCGAACGGGATGGCGCTAAGGGGGTCGACGCGGTGGTCGTTGATCGGGTTGGAGTTCTCGCTCACCTCTACACGATCGGCGACATGGCTTATGTAGGAGGAGGCTATCACGAGGACGGTCTTCACTCGGTTCTCGAACCTGCCGCGGCAGGCATCCCAGTGATCTTCGGGCCCGCTCACACTAATACGCACGCGGCTCAAGATCTTATAGAGGCTCAGGCTGCAAAGGTGGCGAACGATGCCGAGGAGTTGGCACAAACGGTGCTAGAGTGGCTGCGAGACAAGGCTGCCCGCGACTACGCCGGCAAGCGCGCCTTCGGCTATATTGACGCCCATCGAGGGGCGGCGGAACGCACCGCTGACCTGCTGGCGGACCTCATGACCTCGTGA